The following proteins are co-located in the Hemiscyllium ocellatum isolate sHemOce1 chromosome 47, sHemOce1.pat.X.cur, whole genome shotgun sequence genome:
- the LOC132836714 gene encoding transmembrane protein 229B-like encodes MELNLDRKRKKVFVQFQDGRRMMGAVEPLSALSRWYLYAIHGYFCEVMFTAAWEFVVNFNWKFPGVTSVWALFIYGTSIMVVERMYLYLKDRCPSVVRCIIYTLWTYVWEFSTGLILRQFNACPWDYSQFDYDFMGLVTLEYAVPWFCASFIVEKLVIRNTLRLRFDENGEPRTPTISPPTLWGHLKLRKVE; translated from the exons ATGGAGTTGAATCTTGATCgcaaaaggaaaaag GTCTTTGTGCAGTTTCAGGATggcaggaggatgatgggggcTGTCGAGCCCCTCAGTGCCCTCTCTCGCTGGTACCTTTATGCCATCCACGGCTACTTCTGCGAGGTAATGTTCACGGCTGCCTGGGAGTTTGTGGTCAATTTCAACTGGAAATTCCCAGGGGTAACCAGCGTTTGGGCCCTTTTCATCTACGGCACCTCCATTATGGTGGTGGAGCGGATGTACCTTTACCTGAAGGACCGGTGTCCAAGTGTGGTGAGGTGCATCATCTACACCCTCTGGACCTACGTCTGGGAGTTCTCGACCGGGCTCATTCTGCGTCAGTTCAATGCCTGCCCCTGGGACTACTCCCAGTTTGATTATGACTTCATGGGGTTGGTGACACTGGAGTATGCTGTGCCGTGGTTCTGCGCCTCTTTCATTGTGGAAAAGCTGGTGATCAGGAACACCCTGCGTTTGCGGTTCGATGAGAACGGGGAGCCTCGCACCCCAACCATTTCTCCACCGACGCTGTGGGGCCACTTGAAACTGAGGAAGGTCGAGTAA